A single genomic interval of Metasolibacillus fluoroglycofenilyticus harbors:
- a CDS encoding YtxH domain-containing protein encodes MTEQKMTNLPQVYTTRNEDIYGEETVNMKDFIIGALVGGIVGAAAGLLLAPKSGRDLRGAVATQAVTLRDRGVELSSTAKEKTVQLSSQLKEQSTNLVDKVKAKTAKAPNVFDDGTVSSEGEEPLEELINAVVEPATQEDPIENMSEIARPSSI; translated from the coding sequence ATGACAGAGCAAAAAATGACGAACTTACCACAAGTATATACGACTAGAAACGAAGACATTTACGGTGAGGAAACAGTAAATATGAAAGACTTTATTATCGGCGCATTGGTAGGAGGCATTGTCGGTGCGGCCGCTGGCTTATTATTAGCTCCAAAATCTGGTCGTGATTTACGTGGAGCTGTGGCGACACAGGCTGTAACATTACGTGACCGAGGTGTAGAGCTTTCCTCTACAGCGAAGGAAAAAACAGTTCAGCTATCGAGCCAATTAAAAGAGCAATCGACAAATTTAGTAGATAAAGTAAAGGCAAAAACAGCAAAAGCACCAAATGTCTTTGATGATGGTACAGTGTCTTCTGAAGGCGAAGAACCACTTGAAGAATTAATAAATGCAGTAGTGGAACCAGCTACACAGGAAGACCCGATTGAAAATATGTCTGAAATCGCTCGTCCGTCATCAATTTAA
- a CDS encoding cell division FtsA domain-containing protein — protein MTSKLFALDIGTRSVVGIILEERDQHFHVADMVIKEHKERAMVDGQIHNVLYVADLITEIKQVLEEKHGPLTKVSVAAAGRALKTEQASITINIKNRPIFTEEDINRLELQAVQQAQQQLLQHKEDAKASHYYCVGYSVLYYKLDDEEIGSLLDQQGDMATIEVIATFLPRVVVESLLAALKRADLEMEALTLEPIAAINVLIPSTMRRLNVALVDIGAGTSDIAITDKGTIIAYGMVPTAGDEITEALSDHYLLDFPVAEAAKRQLHTADSDILIQDILGFDQYLPHEEVIQAIYPSITSLANAIGTEILRLNNQVAPKAVMLVGGGSLTPKLTVELGKVLELPENRVAVRGIDAIQNLTKEPSIPVTPELVTPIGIAIAAKKTPIQYMTVTVNEQIVRLFELKEMTIADAFLAANIRAKQLYGKPGHALSITVNNQAIFIAGEHGQPAQILLNGTPASTKSSIKNGDTITLIEGQDGQAATALVQDIVDTALSKNISINNIPYTVKPKVYINTKIATFDQALQDRDIVDISIIETAEDVLKQTNNVDLLEQLRSYVVHIDGQPLYLPMFSSELLINGKPSKTHYPVNDGDRLAFTQNALPTVQTLANHLDLLLEDRMLVTFQGERIELVKIVREMTVNGAVLSPQATVPNGATIKVNALEHSPWIFQDVFRFSNWQLPAQAKGGFTILRNGIPSSFDAEIFGGDTLEIKFT, from the coding sequence ATGACTTCAAAGTTATTTGCTTTAGATATCGGTACACGCTCTGTAGTTGGCATTATTTTGGAAGAGCGAGATCAGCATTTTCACGTTGCTGATATGGTTATTAAAGAACATAAAGAGCGGGCAATGGTAGATGGCCAAATACATAATGTACTCTACGTAGCAGATTTGATAACTGAAATTAAACAGGTGTTAGAAGAAAAGCATGGTCCTTTAACAAAAGTAAGCGTTGCAGCAGCAGGTCGTGCCTTAAAAACAGAGCAGGCAAGCATTACGATTAATATAAAAAACCGTCCTATTTTTACGGAGGAAGACATTAATCGCTTAGAGCTTCAAGCTGTACAACAGGCGCAGCAACAATTGCTACAACATAAAGAAGATGCGAAGGCTAGCCACTATTATTGTGTTGGTTATTCGGTATTATATTACAAATTAGATGATGAAGAAATTGGCAGCCTATTAGACCAACAAGGCGACATGGCAACAATAGAAGTTATTGCAACGTTTTTACCTCGCGTTGTTGTAGAGTCGCTGTTAGCAGCATTAAAGCGTGCAGATTTAGAAATGGAGGCCCTGACGTTAGAGCCGATTGCAGCAATTAACGTACTTATTCCTTCTACGATGCGCCGTTTAAATGTTGCACTTGTCGATATAGGTGCTGGTACTTCGGATATCGCCATTACTGATAAAGGGACAATTATTGCTTATGGCATGGTGCCAACAGCTGGCGATGAGATTACCGAGGCATTAAGCGACCATTATTTATTAGATTTCCCAGTTGCAGAGGCTGCAAAGCGCCAGCTACATACAGCAGATAGTGATATACTTATTCAGGATATTTTAGGCTTTGACCAATATTTGCCTCACGAAGAAGTAATACAAGCGATTTATCCATCTATTACATCGTTAGCAAATGCGATTGGAACAGAGATTTTACGCTTGAACAACCAAGTAGCCCCAAAAGCAGTAATGCTCGTCGGAGGTGGTAGCCTGACACCAAAATTAACAGTCGAGCTTGGCAAAGTGCTAGAATTACCAGAAAATCGCGTTGCGGTTCGCGGCATAGACGCTATTCAAAATTTAACAAAAGAACCATCTATTCCGGTAACACCAGAGCTTGTAACACCAATAGGCATCGCAATTGCGGCAAAGAAAACACCGATTCAATACATGACGGTAACAGTGAATGAGCAAATTGTACGCTTATTTGAACTGAAAGAGATGACGATAGCCGATGCGTTTTTAGCGGCAAATATTCGAGCAAAGCAGCTTTATGGTAAGCCGGGTCATGCCCTATCCATAACGGTGAATAATCAAGCAATTTTCATTGCCGGAGAGCATGGTCAGCCTGCCCAAATTTTATTAAATGGTACGCCAGCCTCTACAAAATCTTCCATCAAAAATGGCGATACAATCACGCTTATTGAAGGACAAGATGGGCAAGCTGCAACTGCCCTTGTACAAGATATTGTAGATACTGCACTTTCAAAAAATATATCAATTAATAACATTCCTTATACTGTAAAGCCTAAAGTTTATATAAATACGAAGATTGCGACATTTGACCAAGCTTTACAAGATCGAGATATTGTAGATATTTCAATAATAGAAACGGCAGAGGATGTTTTAAAGCAGACAAATAATGTAGATTTACTGGAGCAATTGCGCTCCTATGTCGTTCATATCGATGGACAGCCCCTCTATTTACCAATGTTTTCATCCGAATTATTAATTAACGGAAAACCAAGTAAAACCCATTATCCTGTAAATGATGGTGACCGACTAGCATTTACACAAAATGCTTTGCCTACTGTGCAAACATTGGCAAATCATTTAGATTTATTATTAGAGGATCGAATGCTAGTGACATTTCAGGGAGAACGCATTGAGCTCGTAAAAATCGTACGCGAAATGACGGTGAACGGTGCTGTACTCTCTCCACAGGCTACTGTACCAAATGGTGCGACGATTAAAGTGAATGCCCTTGAGCACAGCCCATGGATTTTTCAAGATGTATTCCGCTTTTCAAACTGGCAACTTCCAGCACAAGCGAAAGGTGGCTTTACCATTTTAAGAAATGGTATCCCTTCTTCCTTCGATGCAGAAATTTTCGGTGGCGATACATTGGAAATTAAATTTACTTAA
- a CDS encoding DUF948 domain-containing protein yields the protein MVVVLYIAALVAAIGFLFLCVSIGMTLFSVKTTLNNIAGTVAGIEGQMEGITRETTSLLTKTNSLADDITEKAEKLNTVVNAVKGVGDSVNGLNESVQRITNSISSEVTKNEEKIAQVVQWSNVAMGIADKWRQRKAINPDDVTVYTVDGVNAKPKK from the coding sequence ATGGTAGTCGTACTTTATATCGCTGCATTAGTCGCGGCAATCGGTTTTTTATTTTTATGTGTAAGCATCGGTATGACATTATTTTCAGTGAAAACAACATTAAACAATATCGCAGGAACAGTAGCAGGTATTGAAGGGCAGATGGAAGGAATCACACGTGAAACGACATCGCTGTTAACAAAAACAAATTCGCTTGCTGATGATATTACGGAAAAAGCAGAAAAGCTGAATACTGTTGTCAATGCTGTGAAAGGTGTAGGGGATTCAGTAAATGGTTTAAATGAATCTGTACAGCGCATTACAAATTCTATTTCTTCTGAAGTAACAAAAAATGAAGAAAAAATAGCCCAAGTTGTTCAGTGGAGTAATGTTGCGATGGGGATTGCTGATAAATGGCGCCAGCGTAAAGCGATTAATCCAGATGATGTGACAGTTTATACTGTAGATGGTGTAAATGCCAAGCCTAAAAAATAA
- the ccpA gene encoding catabolite control protein A, with product MTVTIYDVAREANVSMATVSRVVNGNQNVKPATRKKVLEVIERLEYRPNAVARGLASKKTTTVGVIIPDISNTIYAELARGIEDIATMYSYNIILSNSDQKEDKELELLDTMLSKQVDGVVMMTDKVSSSIQQAIKASPVPIVLAGSVDEQQEAASVNIDYYEAAYEAVNILLKNGHKRISFVSGPLDYTINGIYKLAAYKQALQDANIELDEQLIIAGDSIYDDGIAAYEELTAIAVPPTAYFAGSDELAIGIIHAAQDAGKQVPNDIEVISFENSKLARMVRPQLSSVALPLYDIGAVAMRLLTKIMNKEEVAEQTVVLPYHMEIRSSTKR from the coding sequence GTGACAGTAACAATTTATGATGTAGCGCGCGAGGCCAATGTTTCAATGGCTACAGTATCGCGTGTTGTGAATGGCAACCAGAATGTGAAGCCTGCCACTAGAAAAAAAGTATTGGAAGTAATTGAGCGGCTAGAATACCGACCAAATGCGGTGGCACGTGGCTTGGCTAGTAAAAAAACAACAACAGTAGGCGTGATTATTCCGGATATTTCAAATACAATTTATGCAGAATTAGCACGAGGCATTGAAGATATTGCGACAATGTATAGCTATAATATTATTTTATCGAATTCAGACCAAAAGGAGGACAAGGAGCTGGAATTGCTTGATACGATGTTAAGCAAGCAGGTAGATGGCGTTGTAATGATGACCGATAAAGTATCGAGTAGCATTCAACAAGCAATCAAAGCCTCTCCAGTACCGATTGTTTTAGCAGGCTCTGTTGATGAACAGCAGGAGGCTGCCTCTGTCAATATTGATTATTATGAGGCAGCATATGAAGCTGTTAATATTTTGTTGAAAAATGGACATAAGCGTATCTCATTTGTTTCAGGTCCATTGGATTATACGATTAATGGTATATATAAACTAGCTGCTTATAAGCAGGCATTGCAAGATGCCAATATTGAGCTAGATGAGCAGCTCATTATTGCGGGGGATAGCATATATGATGATGGCATCGCTGCATATGAAGAGTTAACAGCTATTGCAGTACCTCCGACTGCTTATTTTGCAGGCAGCGATGAATTAGCAATCGGCATTATTCATGCGGCACAAGATGCTGGCAAGCAAGTGCCAAATGATATCGAAGTCATTAGCTTTGAAAACTCCAAGTTAGCCAGAATGGTACGTCCACAGCTATCGAGTGTTGCCTTACCACTTTATGATATTGGTGCTGTAGCAATGCGACTTTTAACGAAAATTATGAATAAGGAAGAAGTGGCAGAGCAAACAGTTGTTTTACCATATCATATGGAAATTCGTAGCTCAACGAAGCGTTAA
- a CDS encoding bifunctional 3-deoxy-7-phosphoheptulonate synthase/chorismate mutase produces MSQHDLEGLRGQIDSLNLEILRLINERAEIVNEIGKIKEKQGVHRYDPLRERHMLDLIKEHNNGPLNQMTVDYIFKQIFKTALKQLEAEKKKELLVSRKEKSEDTVININGELLGAGAPSFVFGPCAVESYEQVAQVAASIRDKGLKLIRGGAYKPRTSPYDFQGLGLEGLKILKQVSEEYGLAVITEIVTPADLEVALDYVDVVQIGARNMQNFELLKAAGAINKPVLLKRGLAATIDEFIHAAEYIMSKGNENIILCERGIRTYEKATRNTLDISAVPILKQETHLPVMVDVTHSTGRRDLLLPCAKAAIAIGADGVMAEVHPDPSIALSDQQQQMDIPTFDAFYDEVLKFMKQYEVKA; encoded by the coding sequence ATGAGTCAACACGATTTAGAAGGTTTACGCGGTCAAATCGACAGCTTAAACTTAGAGATTTTGCGCTTAATTAATGAGCGAGCAGAGATTGTTAATGAGATAGGTAAGATTAAAGAGAAGCAGGGTGTGCATCGTTACGATCCCCTTCGAGAACGCCATATGCTGGATTTAATTAAGGAGCATAACAATGGTCCGTTAAATCAAATGACGGTTGATTATATTTTTAAACAAATTTTTAAAACAGCATTAAAGCAGTTAGAGGCAGAGAAGAAAAAAGAATTACTTGTATCGCGTAAAGAGAAATCTGAAGATACAGTTATTAATATTAATGGAGAATTATTAGGAGCAGGTGCACCATCTTTCGTCTTTGGTCCATGTGCAGTTGAATCATATGAGCAAGTGGCGCAAGTTGCCGCATCTATTCGTGATAAAGGTTTAAAATTAATTCGAGGTGGCGCGTACAAGCCACGTACTTCTCCATACGATTTCCAAGGGCTTGGTTTAGAAGGTTTAAAAATTTTAAAGCAAGTATCTGAGGAATACGGTTTAGCTGTTATTACAGAAATTGTAACACCTGCTGATTTAGAAGTAGCACTTGATTATGTAGATGTTGTACAAATAGGTGCACGTAATATGCAAAACTTTGAATTATTAAAGGCAGCAGGGGCAATCAATAAGCCAGTATTGTTAAAACGTGGCTTAGCAGCAACTATTGATGAATTCATTCACGCAGCTGAGTACATTATGTCAAAGGGCAATGAAAATATTATTTTATGTGAGCGTGGTATTCGTACATACGAAAAGGCGACACGTAATACATTAGATATTTCTGCAGTGCCAATTTTAAAGCAGGAAACGCATTTACCAGTAATGGTTGATGTAACGCACTCAACAGGACGTCGCGATTTATTATTACCATGTGCAAAAGCGGCGATTGCAATTGGTGCAGATGGCGTAATGGCTGAAGTTCATCCAGACCCATCAATTGCTTTATCAGACCAGCAGCAGCAAATGGATATTCCAACATTCGATGCATTCTACGACGAAGTGCTAAAGTTCATGAAGCAATATGAAGTAAAAGCTTAA